From one Syntrophales bacterium genomic stretch:
- the pal gene encoding peptidoglycan-associated lipoprotein Pal — translation MKRRLTIMGTIFVLILGLSVIFVTGCAKKEVVKGEMVATEKGTAAIQPSEAELQKEREAALKKKALAEREASRFEDVNFDLDKFNLKPRGREILRQHADWLLEYQDFSVVIEGHCDERGTNEYNLALGERRAASAMEYLVNLGVDKKRLTTISYGEELPLDPRHNEEGWARNRRAHFVVTPKR, via the coding sequence ATGAAAAGAAGATTGACAATTATGGGAACAATTTTTGTGTTGATTTTAGGTCTTTCAGTAATCTTTGTTACGGGCTGTGCGAAGAAAGAGGTTGTGAAAGGAGAGATGGTCGCAACTGAAAAAGGAACAGCGGCGATACAGCCTTCGGAAGCTGAACTGCAGAAGGAGAGAGAAGCAGCTTTGAAAAAAAAGGCGCTTGCAGAAAGAGAGGCTTCCCGGTTTGAAGATGTGAATTTTGACTTAGATAAATTTAATCTCAAACCTCGAGGAAGAGAAATACTCCGGCAGCATGCTGACTGGCTTCTTGAATACCAGGATTTTAGTGTTGTCATCGAGGGGCATTGTGACGAAAGAGGAACCAACGAATATAATCTGGCCTTAGGGGAAAGACGGGCAGCGAGTGCCATGGAGTATTTGGTTAACCTCGGTGTAGACAAGAAGAGACTGACCACTATAAGTTACGGTGAGGAACTTCCTTTAGATCCGAGGCATAATGAGGAAGGCTGGGCGAGGAACAGGCGAGCCCATTTTGTTGTTACCCCGAAAAGGTAA
- the tolB gene encoding Tol-Pal system beta propeller repeat protein TolB, with protein sequence MRQIKQHTVFALFGIILLILGFSHVALGKVYIDIDSPAFQKFPIAVPDFKKLSDNGDKKNLSVWFSEALTEKLKLTGFFSVISKKTFLEDPDQAGITAESIRFPDWTNIGAETLVKGGYQYDGEELSVEFRLFDVIHGKLIVGRKYWGKIEDRELMVVKFASEILLALTGERGIFDTKIAFVLKRGKTSDIYTVNFDGSELVRITNYRSITLSPYWSPDGKAISFTSYRRGNPDLYIMDMAKRTAKRISSFAGLNLSAPWSPDGSKLLLTLSKNGNEEIYVLDIENNKLQRLTCNPAIDISPTWSPDGKKIAFVSNRSGSPQIYRMDADGNNVRRLTYEGRYNTSPSWSPRGNRIAYEGVTNGSFQIFSIDREGNNVLQITSDGWNESPSWSPDGRYLAFSSKKNEKFRTCIINSNGSNMRILHEGVHSHSCPSWSPRLNLY encoded by the coding sequence ATGCGTCAGATAAAACAGCATACAGTATTCGCTCTATTTGGGATCATTTTACTGATCCTGGGGTTTAGTCATGTCGCCTTAGGCAAGGTATATATAGATATAGATTCTCCTGCCTTTCAAAAATTTCCCATAGCAGTTCCGGATTTCAAAAAATTGAGTGATAATGGGGATAAAAAAAATCTTTCTGTCTGGTTTTCAGAAGCCCTTACAGAGAAATTGAAACTCACGGGATTCTTCAGCGTAATTAGCAAAAAAACTTTTCTTGAAGATCCGGATCAGGCAGGAATTACAGCCGAGAGCATACGGTTTCCCGATTGGACAAATATTGGTGCCGAGACCCTGGTAAAGGGAGGGTATCAATACGATGGTGAAGAACTCTCCGTGGAATTTCGCCTCTTTGATGTTATTCACGGCAAACTTATAGTTGGAAGGAAATACTGGGGGAAAATTGAGGATAGAGAGTTAATGGTTGTCAAATTTGCCAGTGAAATTCTCCTTGCTCTTACAGGCGAGAGAGGAATATTTGACACAAAAATAGCCTTTGTCTTGAAGAGAGGTAAAACATCAGATATTTATACAGTAAATTTTGACGGATCGGAGTTGGTTAGAATTACCAACTACCGATCTATTACACTTTCACCTTACTGGTCTCCTGATGGCAAGGCGATTTCCTTTACTTCATACAGAAGGGGGAATCCTGATCTCTACATTATGGATATGGCCAAAAGAACTGCGAAAAGAATCTCCAGTTTTGCAGGACTCAATCTCTCTGCCCCTTGGTCGCCGGATGGCAGTAAGCTTTTACTTACCCTGAGCAAGAATGGCAACGAAGAGATATATGTACTGGACATTGAGAACAATAAACTTCAGCGCCTCACCTGTAATCCTGCCATAGACATATCCCCCACCTGGTCACCTGATGGCAAAAAGATAGCATTTGTGTCGAACCGCTCCGGTTCTCCGCAGATATACCGGATGGATGCTGATGGGAACAATGTTAGAAGGCTTACTTATGAAGGCCGCTACAACACCTCTCCTTCCTGGTCACCAAGGGGAAACCGAATAGCATATGAAGGTGTGACAAACGGTTCCTTCCAGATATTTTCCATTGATAGGGAAGGCAACAATGTCCTGCAAATTACCTCCGATGGATGGAATGAATCCCCGTCTTGGTCTCCCGATGGAAGATATCTGGCATTCAGCTCGAAGAAGAACGAAAAATTCAGGACATGCATTATAAATTCTAACGGTTCAAATATGAGAATATTGCATGAGGGTGTGCATAGTCACAGTTGTCCATCTTGGTCTCCCCGCCTAAATTTATATTGA
- a CDS encoding energy transducer TonB, which translates to MTPLIRIKRGSDDGISLNSMILLSFLLHALLLSIIFLSPSMPSPRWTFGPVYSVNLVSLPSYIVGEKPVTSISDEVVGIGSRDRSIVLRKDVKKDSPRPIERITTRKESIRKVDRAIENLRKKVQSSSDVSSGTVEVSMKMRVYYSIIWSKIKGNWALPEGILPGENIESVIGAKILKGGAVTNLSFEKRSGNRYFDESAMRAIKKASPFPPLPEWIKEESIEIGIRFHLSELR; encoded by the coding sequence ATGACGCCTCTCATCAGGATAAAGAGGGGAAGCGATGATGGTATCAGTCTGAACAGTATGATTCTTCTTTCTTTTTTGCTTCACGCCCTTCTCCTTTCCATTATATTTTTATCGCCTTCAATGCCTTCCCCGAGATGGACTTTTGGCCCGGTCTATTCTGTTAATCTGGTAAGTCTCCCATCATATATTGTGGGGGAAAAGCCCGTTACCTCAATTTCAGATGAAGTTGTCGGTATAGGTTCCAGGGACAGATCGATTGTACTGAGAAAAGATGTCAAAAAAGACTCACCCCGCCCGATTGAGAGGATTACCACACGGAAAGAAAGCATAAGGAAAGTTGACCGTGCAATAGAGAATTTAAGGAAAAAGGTTCAGTCTTCATCGGATGTGTCCAGTGGAACCGTTGAAGTGAGCATGAAAATGAGGGTATATTACTCTATTATCTGGTCCAAGATAAAAGGGAACTGGGCACTTCCCGAGGGTATATTGCCTGGTGAGAATATTGAATCCGTTATTGGCGCAAAGATTTTAAAGGGTGGTGCGGTTACCAATCTTAGTTTTGAAAAGCGATCCGGAAATAGGTATTTTGATGAATCCGCCATGAGGGCAATTAAAAAGGCGAGTCCTTTTCCTCCTTTGCCGGAATGGATAAAGGAAGAAAGCATCGAGATTGGAATAAGGTTTCACTTATCAGAACTGCGATAA
- a CDS encoding ExbD/TolR family protein codes for MRYSKNRGHFDNGNKPVSDINVTPLVDVFMVLLIIFMVTAPMLQMGIDVNLPRVKARSMDVSEEKLILSINDKKEIFINNYKTAIPDLRLKLEGIFENRIDREIFMRADKNVPYGFVVEVMSEVRKAGVDRLGMITEPPKGSK; via the coding sequence ATGAGATACTCAAAAAATCGTGGCCATTTCGACAATGGCAATAAACCTGTATCTGATATCAACGTAACCCCGCTTGTTGACGTTTTTATGGTCCTTTTGATAATTTTCATGGTTACTGCACCAATGCTACAGATGGGAATAGACGTTAATCTTCCCCGGGTAAAGGCAAGGAGTATGGATGTAAGTGAGGAAAAACTTATCCTTTCTATAAACGATAAAAAAGAGATATTTATCAACAATTACAAAACCGCTATTCCTGATCTCAGATTGAAATTAGAGGGCATCTTTGAAAACAGAATAGACAGAGAGATTTTTATGCGTGCCGATAAGAATGTTCCTTACGGTTTTGTTGTTGAGGTTATGTCTGAGGTAAGAAAAGCGGGCGTTGACAGGTTAGGAATGATTACTGAACCACCAAAGGGGTCAAAATGA
- the tolQ gene encoding protein TolQ produces MKEISAVTAVDLGGHFHGSLLSMVLDSGAMVQFVLLLLLFFSVVSWAIILMRYRLIRKTKKENQMFLETYMKSTKLSEVFPESKKFKYSTVAEVFRAGYVELGKIGRSKKESSIDEADTPFEVRGMDNVERALNRACSSETTKLESTLGFLATTGSASPFIGLFGTVWGIMNAFRGIGAKGSATLAVVAPGISEALIATAAGLAAAIPAVIFYNYYIREIRTITLEMDNFASEFLNIIERFYVK; encoded by the coding sequence GTGAAGGAGATTTCAGCCGTCACAGCAGTAGATCTTGGTGGGCATTTTCATGGTAGCCTTTTGAGCATGGTCCTGGATTCGGGGGCGATGGTGCAGTTTGTACTTCTATTATTACTTTTCTTTTCCGTAGTATCATGGGCAATTATCCTCATGAGATATAGACTCATAAGGAAAACGAAAAAAGAAAATCAGATGTTCCTGGAAACATATATGAAGAGCACCAAGCTGTCGGAAGTGTTTCCAGAATCAAAGAAGTTCAAATATTCCACAGTTGCCGAGGTTTTTAGGGCGGGGTATGTTGAGCTTGGAAAGATAGGCAGGAGTAAAAAAGAATCATCGATTGATGAAGCAGATACGCCTTTTGAAGTGAGGGGTATGGATAATGTTGAACGGGCACTCAACAGGGCATGCAGTTCGGAAACCACAAAGCTGGAAAGTACCCTCGGTTTTCTCGCGACGACGGGTAGTGCATCACCGTTTATAGGTCTTTTCGGTACCGTATGGGGCATAATGAATGCCTTTAGGGGGATCGGTGCCAAGGGTTCAGCAACGTTGGCCGTCGTTGCTCCCGGGATTTCAGAAGCACTTATCGCCACAGCCGCAGGTCTGGCAGCGGCCATACCCGCTGTTATTTTCTATAATTATTACATCAGAGAAATAAGAACAATCACATTGGAAATGGATAACTTTGCCTCTGAGTTCCTCAATATTATCGAAAGATTTTATGTGAAATGA
- a CDS encoding peptide-binding protein: MKHLSHIIPILIVLFLLAICSCGNDTKQDAPVKKEGASDTGPAYGDIMVEGSIGDASNLIPILSSDSTSHGIASMIYNGLVKYDKDLNIVGDLAESWNISEDGMTITFHLRKGVKWHDGYPFTAEDALFTYQITIDPKTPTAYSGDFLKVKKAQVIETYTFRVTYDIPFAPALASWSASILPKHLLNGKDITRTKLSRNPIGTGPYMFKEWKTGQKIVLISNPDYFEGRPYIDGYIMRIIPDMATMFLELRAKGIDRMNLTPLQYTRQTENRFFHNNFNKYRYLSFSYSYLGYNLKNPFFKDKRVRQAISYAINKEEIIQGVILGLGKVATGPFKPGTWAYDSGVKGYNYDPQKARKLLAEAGWKDTDGDGILDKNGKPFVFEIITNQGNEIRAKCAEIIQRRLADIGMTVKIRIIEWAAFIKEFINKRRFDATILGWTIPLDPDLYDVWHSSKTEAEELNFISYKNDEVDQLLEKGRSTFDRKVRKRCYDRIQEILAEEQPYTFLYVPDALPIISSRFRGIKPAPIGIGYNFTKWYVPKGEQKLIMTR, translated from the coding sequence ATGAAACACCTTAGTCATATAATCCCGATTCTGATAGTACTTTTTCTTCTGGCCATTTGCAGCTGCGGCAACGACACAAAACAGGATGCTCCTGTTAAAAAGGAAGGGGCATCCGATACGGGTCCTGCATATGGTGACATCATGGTGGAAGGTTCCATCGGGGACGCAAGCAATTTGATACCGATCCTTTCCTCGGACAGCACCTCCCACGGTATCGCCTCGATGATCTACAACGGCCTCGTAAAATATGATAAAGACCTGAACATAGTGGGAGACCTGGCCGAATCATGGAATATTTCCGAAGACGGAATGACGATTACCTTCCATTTGAGAAAAGGTGTGAAATGGCATGACGGCTATCCCTTTACCGCCGAAGATGCTCTGTTCACTTACCAGATTACCATAGACCCCAAAACACCTACCGCCTACTCCGGTGACTTTCTCAAGGTCAAGAAGGCTCAAGTTATCGAGACTTACACATTCAGGGTAACTTACGATATACCATTTGCCCCGGCACTCGCAAGCTGGAGTGCCTCCATACTCCCCAAGCATCTTCTTAACGGGAAAGATATAACCAGAACTAAACTCTCACGCAACCCAATAGGAACCGGGCCATATATGTTCAAAGAATGGAAAACCGGTCAGAAGATAGTCCTAATTTCAAACCCCGACTATTTCGAGGGAAGACCGTACATAGATGGTTATATCATGCGTATAATACCGGATATGGCAACCATGTTTTTAGAGCTGCGTGCGAAAGGAATCGACCGGATGAACCTCACTCCTCTTCAGTATACCAGGCAGACAGAAAACAGGTTTTTCCATAATAATTTCAATAAATATCGCTACCTTTCCTTTTCTTATTCCTACCTCGGATACAACCTCAAAAATCCGTTCTTCAAGGACAAACGTGTGCGCCAGGCTATCAGTTACGCAATTAACAAAGAAGAAATTATCCAGGGTGTTATTCTTGGACTGGGAAAGGTAGCAACAGGTCCCTTCAAGCCGGGCACCTGGGCATATGATTCCGGAGTGAAAGGATATAACTATGACCCTCAAAAAGCGAGGAAACTCCTCGCGGAAGCAGGCTGGAAAGATACCGATGGTGATGGTATACTGGATAAAAATGGAAAGCCCTTCGTCTTCGAAATTATTACGAATCAGGGAAATGAAATCCGCGCAAAGTGTGCCGAGATCATCCAGAGGCGTCTTGCCGATATAGGAATGACAGTAAAGATCAGGATTATCGAATGGGCTGCTTTCATAAAAGAGTTTATCAATAAACGCAGGTTTGACGCAACTATACTCGGCTGGACCATCCCCCTTGATCCGGATCTTTATGATGTATGGCATTCGAGTAAAACGGAGGCAGAAGAACTAAATTTCATATCGTACAAGAATGACGAGGTAGACCAACTGCTGGAAAAGGGAAGAAGTACCTTCGACCGGAAAGTAAGAAAAAGATGCTACGACAGGATACAGGAGATCCTGGCGGAAGAACAGCCTTACACATTTTTATATGTTCCTGATGCGCTCCCCATAATCAGCTCCCGATTCCGTGGAATAAAGCCGGCACCCATAGGCATAGGATACAATTTCACCAAGTGGTATGTTCCCAAAGGCGAGCAGAAGTTGATTATGACGAGATAA
- a CDS encoding PilZ domain-containing protein, translating to MPEKTMNNLEEKREFERFLIGLSVHLSTVDGDGNTYIEKTRLKEVSGGGARFTTRQAGRYFPGQVMQITIDLPGIEDVKAHMMGKATVVRVVKDNKDTQETDIAVSFSHRLAFFRD from the coding sequence ATGCCGGAAAAAACTATGAACAATTTGGAAGAGAAACGGGAGTTTGAGCGTTTTCTTATAGGGCTTTCGGTTCACTTGTCAACAGTAGATGGTGACGGGAACACATATATTGAAAAAACCCGATTAAAAGAAGTGTCCGGGGGCGGAGCAAGGTTTACAACAAGACAGGCTGGCAGGTATTTCCCTGGACAAGTGATGCAAATAACGATTGATCTGCCGGGAATTGAAGATGTGAAGGCACATATGATGGGAAAAGCAACAGTTGTCCGTGTGGTCAAAGATAATAAAGACACCCAGGAAACAGATATAGCCGTATCCTTTAGTCACAGATTGGCATTTTTCAGAGATTAG
- a CDS encoding adenylate/guanylate cyclase domain-containing protein: protein MKTDYRDAKSFIGKTPVILALLGIIPFLLVVYLFVSEELNITNVVVIMSALGLFSVMAGYSLMRQSADQLVKLAIETSKIESGKQITPLATSADEELHDIATNFNMMLTRMNGISRDIKEQSVHLMIYGNDLAEAYKEVQEEGWKLRNNLGRYVGNDLVEKVVSTKDDFFIENERREVTILFADIRSFSSFSESMEAEEVVTVLNHFFSRMVEIVFRNNGILDKFIGDALMAVFGVISTDDNGALDAVKAAMEMQYAMESLMKNREKDGQVTFDIGIGINTGSAILGSVGSANRQDYTVIGNTVNMASALEAAAKGGEILVSEETYRHTKDKCPAQKECSVKLKIRQEPVNCYYVAWDHFDSS, encoded by the coding sequence ATGAAAACAGATTACAGAGATGCCAAAAGTTTCATTGGAAAGACACCGGTAATTCTGGCCTTATTAGGAATCATCCCATTTCTTCTGGTTGTCTATCTGTTTGTCTCTGAAGAGTTAAATATAACAAATGTTGTTGTTATAATGTCCGCACTGGGGCTGTTTTCGGTGATGGCCGGATACTCACTTATGAGACAATCCGCTGACCAGCTGGTTAAACTTGCAATAGAAACGAGCAAAATTGAATCGGGCAAACAAATCACTCCTCTTGCAACCTCGGCAGATGAAGAATTGCACGACATAGCTACAAATTTCAATATGATGCTTACAAGGATGAATGGAATCAGCAGAGATATCAAGGAACAATCCGTGCATCTTATGATTTATGGCAACGACCTCGCAGAGGCGTATAAAGAGGTACAGGAAGAAGGGTGGAAACTCAGAAACAATCTGGGACGGTATGTAGGAAATGACCTGGTGGAAAAAGTGGTTAGTACAAAGGACGACTTTTTTATCGAAAACGAACGGCGGGAGGTAACGATTCTTTTTGCGGATATTCGATCATTTTCCAGCTTTTCCGAATCTATGGAGGCTGAAGAAGTTGTTACAGTACTCAATCATTTTTTTAGCAGAATGGTCGAGATTGTTTTCAGGAACAACGGCATATTAGATAAATTTATCGGTGATGCGCTCATGGCCGTGTTTGGAGTAATTTCGACAGATGACAATGGCGCATTAGATGCGGTTAAGGCTGCAATGGAAATGCAGTATGCAATGGAGTCCCTGATGAAAAACAGGGAAAAAGATGGTCAAGTCACGTTTGATATCGGTATAGGTATAAATACGGGGTCTGCAATATTAGGCAGTGTCGGATCTGCAAACAGACAGGATTATACAGTCATAGGAAATACCGTTAATATGGCATCGGCACTGGAAGCTGCGGCTAAGGGCGGAGAAATTCTCGTCAGTGAAGAGACATACCGCCATACTAAGGATAAATGCCCTGCTCAGAAAGAATGCAGTGTTAAATTAAAAATCAGGCAAGAACCGGTCAATTGTTATTATGTGGCGTGGGACCACTTTGATTCCTCATAA
- a CDS encoding HD domain-containing phosphohydrolase translates to MVVRQGNFKNYLIQNFEQVFVLIVLVAVILINYLITPKVAFMTFYFLPVILAGNLVGFRSAVLGAILCVLLVVIYVIMFPDQFVVPNTPYHLYLHVVIWGGFLILAGAVVGKQHDKLKLEIEQTRFLNEQLLESYRHIENTRNVSILGLAKLSEYRDEETGKHLERIREYSKILTKELANHPNYKGYIDERYIDDIYLSSILHDIGKVGIPDAILLKPDKLTDEEFCTIKNHVLLGRNVITTIESQIEGDSFLTLGREIAHYHHERWDGKGYPMGLKAGEIPLSARIVALADVYDALRSDRIYKSAFTHQETKEIIVSERGKQFDPDIVDAFITHEDEFRRVSEKLMEKQ, encoded by the coding sequence ATGGTAGTTCGCCAGGGAAATTTTAAAAATTACCTTATACAAAACTTTGAACAGGTTTTTGTTCTAATCGTCCTGGTAGCCGTGATACTAATCAATTATTTAATCACACCCAAAGTTGCTTTCATGACCTTCTATTTTTTACCGGTAATTCTTGCTGGAAACCTTGTGGGCTTTAGAAGCGCGGTCTTGGGAGCAATTTTATGTGTCCTTCTTGTCGTTATATACGTCATCATGTTTCCTGATCAATTTGTCGTGCCAAACACCCCGTATCATCTCTATCTTCATGTTGTTATCTGGGGTGGTTTTCTAATTCTGGCGGGGGCTGTGGTAGGCAAACAGCACGACAAACTAAAGCTGGAAATCGAGCAGACTCGCTTTTTAAACGAACAGTTACTTGAATCATACAGACATATTGAAAATACACGAAATGTCAGTATTCTCGGCCTTGCAAAGCTTTCCGAGTATCGAGATGAAGAAACAGGCAAACATCTGGAGAGAATTCGAGAGTACTCGAAGATCTTAACCAAAGAACTTGCTAATCACCCCAACTATAAAGGTTATATTGATGAACGATACATCGATGACATCTACCTTTCGTCTATTCTTCACGACATAGGTAAGGTTGGAATTCCTGACGCCATACTGTTAAAACCTGACAAGTTAACAGACGAGGAGTTCTGTACGATAAAAAACCATGTGCTACTCGGCAGAAATGTCATCACGACTATTGAATCTCAGATTGAAGGTGATTCGTTTTTAACCCTCGGAAGGGAAATTGCCCATTACCACCATGAAAGATGGGATGGAAAAGGATATCCGATGGGCCTCAAGGCTGGGGAAATACCCCTGTCAGCTCGAATAGTTGCATTAGCTGATGTTTACGACGCGCTGAGATCAGATAGGATATATAAGAGTGCTTTCACACATCAGGAAACAAAAGAGATTATAGTGAGCGAGAGGGGCAAACAATTTGATCCGGACATTGTTGATGCCTTTATAACCCACGAAGATGAATTCCGGAGAGTCAGCGAAAAGTTAATGGAGAAGCAATAA
- a CDS encoding IS1634 family transposase, protein MLDIWVLYGIVALMYIREIQKKNSNSPKVFISHRLIESVRTPRGPRQKVVINLGQLDLPKDNWKELANRIEDLLRGYESLTVPISAEIETLARHYTKQILRKQRSEKKECGIPENEQDFRNVDINAVSSSDGKSVGPEHVGLEAMESLGFFDLFRQLGFTDDESNLATLQIVGRLVHPGSERELRRYAKEQSALDELLGTDFSLYVGHNMLYRNSDLLFKHKETIERFLRMRSREIFSLGETIILYDLTNTYFSGNAAGYKKAKRGRSKQKRSDRPLVTLGIVLDERGFIKCSRIFDGNVGEPLTLVDMINDIHSRVSSETPPLLVTKPTIVMDAGIASEDNLDLVRENGFSYIVVSRSRPEHMEDGTFEEIKEGIKVKEMRIGNETFLHCISDGKMKKEQAIVNKARDAMEQEIEYLSEGLDIKRRLKSYPKVLERIGRLRQRYSRVSKGFSIDVKEYKGKAVKITWNFDPSKLGKPYDGSYFIRTNRMDLSKNKIWSLYIMLTSVEDAFRCLKSELGLRPIHHSKSDRIEGHLFISILAYHLLNYIQQHLRKAGINHRWDTVRSMLQTHIALSTHLPTADGKMVHLRYCSIPTPKQVEVYSALGITSVPLKRTKVEM, encoded by the coding sequence ATGCTTGACATATGGGTTTTGTATGGTATAGTGGCTCTCATGTATATACGAGAGATACAGAAGAAAAACTCAAACTCACCCAAGGTGTTCATATCCCACAGATTAATTGAGTCTGTGCGCACTCCCAGAGGTCCCAGACAGAAAGTGGTTATCAATCTGGGACAACTTGATCTCCCAAAGGACAACTGGAAAGAACTGGCGAATCGTATAGAAGACCTCCTGCGTGGTTATGAAAGTTTAACTGTGCCGATATCTGCAGAGATTGAAACACTTGCCAGGCACTATACAAAACAAATTTTAAGAAAACAACGCAGTGAGAAAAAAGAGTGTGGTATCCCTGAAAATGAACAGGATTTCAGGAATGTAGACATCAATGCCGTCTCTTCATCCGATGGCAAGTCCGTTGGCCCCGAGCATGTTGGCCTTGAAGCCATGGAGTCCCTGGGATTCTTCGATCTGTTCCGGCAGCTTGGCTTTACCGACGATGAATCGAATCTTGCCACACTCCAGATTGTTGGCCGCCTGGTGCATCCCGGCAGTGAAAGGGAACTCAGGAGATATGCAAAAGAACAGAGCGCGCTGGATGAACTGCTCGGTACCGACTTCTCATTATATGTCGGACATAACATGCTCTACCGTAACTCAGACCTGTTATTCAAACACAAGGAAACCATCGAACGTTTTCTCCGTATGCGTAGCAGGGAGATCTTTTCACTTGGTGAGACTATCATACTGTATGATCTGACTAATACATACTTCAGCGGAAACGCTGCAGGATATAAAAAAGCAAAGCGGGGGAGGTCAAAGCAGAAACGAAGCGACCGTCCGCTTGTCACTCTTGGTATCGTGCTTGACGAACGTGGCTTTATCAAGTGCTCCCGTATCTTTGACGGAAACGTTGGTGAACCATTGACCCTTGTCGACATGATCAACGATATCCATTCACGGGTATCAAGTGAAACGCCGCCCCTTCTTGTCACGAAACCGACGATCGTAATGGATGCCGGGATTGCTTCGGAAGATAACCTTGATCTGGTGCGGGAAAACGGTTTTTCATATATCGTTGTTTCCCGCAGCAGACCGGAACATATGGAAGACGGTACATTCGAAGAGATAAAAGAAGGAATCAAGGTCAAGGAGATGCGTATAGGAAATGAAACGTTTCTCCATTGTATCAGTGACGGCAAGATGAAGAAGGAACAGGCTATTGTAAACAAGGCGCGGGATGCCATGGAGCAGGAGATTGAGTATCTCAGCGAGGGGCTTGATATAAAGAGACGTCTGAAATCGTATCCGAAGGTTCTGGAGCGAATAGGCCGGTTGAGACAACGCTACAGCAGGGTTTCAAAGGGATTCTCTATTGATGTAAAAGAGTATAAGGGCAAGGCTGTCAAAATAACGTGGAACTTTGATCCATCTAAACTGGGCAAGCCCTATGACGGCAGTTACTTCATACGCACAAACAGGATGGATCTTTCAAAAAACAAGATATGGTCTCTCTATATCATGCTTACATCAGTGGAAGATGCCTTCCGTTGTTTAAAAAGTGAGCTGGGACTTCGTCCCATCCATCACAGCAAATCAGACCGCATAGAGGGCCATCTCTTTATCTCGATCCTTGCGTACCACCTGTTAAACTATATCCAGCAGCACCTACGCAAGGCCGGTATCAATCATCGGTGGGACACTGTTCGTTCCATGCTTCAGACGCATATAGCCCTCAGCACTCATCTTCCCACTGCGGATGGTAAAATGGTGCACCTTCGTTATTGCAGTATTCCAACCCCGAAACAGGTGGAGGTGTATAGTGCGCTGGGGATTACCAGTGTTCCACTGAAACGTACAAAGGTTGAGATGTAA